Proteins from one Rosa chinensis cultivar Old Blush chromosome 7, RchiOBHm-V2, whole genome shotgun sequence genomic window:
- the LOC112179356 gene encoding uncharacterized protein LOC112179356 encodes MSNAPRLDFQMLDSTGSEYYSWVTDVENHLTSRGILPIIQAPNPGLVFQRTPTKHAQAIILMRRHMDKALRLEYMSMRDARDLWVALEERFGNIQDTLLPDLKVQWNNIRFSDFKSVAEYNSEALRLKAMLKFCGKPLTEDELLEKTLSTIPVSAIVISKQFRTEVNAGRITRFNELINILSVSEKYDNILVKNYNSRPIGTKSVREANYNAPKKGRKQQYPNNKGQERRTGPYNHPNKERNRNFKADTRGGNFTRGGNSTRGNFTRGGNSTRGRGEYNNNMGRGGRIIRRGSSSNPPREYPQHGQTAPPMKGGNHNDVCHRCGSIEHWFKQCHASTKLAASYKEYRQNREQESNLAENEDSEDVNLTIEDFKAEQMHEDAADFD; translated from the coding sequence atgtcgaatgcaCCTAGACTTGACTTTCAAATGCTTGACTCAACGGGTTCGGAATACTATAGTTGGgtaaccgacgttgagaaccacctcacttcaagagggatattgcccataattcaagctcctaatccaggccttgtgttccaaagaacacctacaaagcatgcacaAGCTATTATCTTGATGCGGCGCCATATGGATAAAGCTCTCAGACTAGAGTATATGTCAATGAGAGATGCTCGAGacttatgggtagcgctagaagagcgttttggtaatatccaagataccctcctccctgacttgaaggttcagtgGAATAATATACGCTTCTCCGACTTTAAGTCTGTTGCAGAATATAATTCGGAAGCTCTTCGACTCAAAGCTATGTTGAAGTTCTGTGGAAAGCCTCTCACAGAAGATGAGCtacttgagaagactctctccaccattcccgtctcagcaattgtgATATCAAAGCAATTTCGCacagaagtcaatgctggacgaattACAAGGTTTAATGAGCTTATTAATATTTTGTCGGTATCTGAAAAGTacgacaacatccttgtaaagaattataattctaGGCCCATAGGAACCAAGAGCGTCCGTGAggcaaattataatgcacccaaaaaggGGCGCAAGCAGCAATACCCTAATAATAAGGGACAAGAAAGGCGTACGGGCCCATATAACCACCCCAATAAAGAGAGAAACCGCAACTTTAAAGCGGACACTCGTGGTGGCAACTTCACACGTGGTGGTAACTCCACACGTGGCAACTTCACACGTGGTGGCaactccacacgtgggagaggtgaatataataacaatatgggccgtggaggtcgcATCATAAGGCGTGGTAGTAGCagtaaccctcctagggaatatccacaacATGGACAAACTGCACCTCCAATGAAAGGAGGCAACCATAATGACGTGTGTCATAGATGCGGATCAATCGAGcattggttcaaacaatgcCATGCAAGTACtaaactagctgcaagctacaaaGAGTATAGGCAAAACAGGGAGCAAGAATCCAACCTTGCCGAAAATGAAGATagtgaagatgtcaatctcacaatagaggacttcaaagctgaacaaATGCAcgaggatgcagcagactttgattag